From a single Oreochromis niloticus isolate F11D_XX linkage group LG4, O_niloticus_UMD_NMBU, whole genome shotgun sequence genomic region:
- the metrnla gene encoding meteorin-like protein isoform X1, which produces MLAPEAEVLPGQVSSSLFGGLKARGGSVRDLHLHLHAAVPATVAAVVCPEAPVSLHSSISASKPFPKAACQWCVLPKRWAEQCGTGSVCWELRSFWLLRLVTGHAASLAHGLNNASGGMWFNVLWVCQRSSTCGLTHEGHTRDVEQVYLRCSQGSLEWLYPTGAIIVNLRPNMVSPATARLSVCIKPSAESSGTNIYLDRNGKLRLLLPEQDQAQGKVHCFGIQEGALFIEAVPHMDISRRITAFQYELVSDRHKAGPHLLGASCQPCSDTEVLLAVCTSDFVARGSIRKVDQEEEHSSVTVEISHLYRQKTHVFVSGGVRVRSWTGRIKMPLQCGVRSGEGEFLFTGAVRFGEAWMGCAPRYKDFLRLYHEAQQQGTNPCHVDTN; this is translated from the exons ATGCTGGCGCCAGAGGCCGAAGTGCTGCCCGGACAAGTCTCTTCCAGTCTCTTTGGTGGCTTGAAAGCAAGGGGAGGTTCGGTGCGTGACCTGCATTTGCACTTGCATGCTGCAGTCCCAGctactgttgctgctgttgtctgCCCAGAAGCCCCTGTGTCcctccattcatccatttcTGCCTCCAAACCCTTCCCAAAGGCAGCTTGCCAGTGGTGCGTTTTGCCAAAGCGCTGGGCGGAACAATGCGGTACGGGGAGTGTGTGTTGGGAGCTGAGGTCATTTTGGCTGCTCCGGCTCGTGACTGGTCATGCAGCCAGTCTTGCGCACGGCCTTAATAATGCTTCAGGAGGAATGTGGTTTAATGTCCTTTGGGTCTGCCAGAGGTCTTCAACTTG CGGTCTGACCCATGAAGGCCACACCAGGGATGTGGAGCAGGTGTACCTACGTTGCTCCCAAGGCTCTCTAGAGTGGCTTTATCCCACAGGGGCCATCATCGTCAACCTCCGACCCAACATGGTCTCTCCCGCCACCGCTCGGCTCTCTGTCTGCATTAAACCCTCCGCCGAGTCCAGCGGCACCAACATCTACCTGGACCGCAACGGCAAGCTGAGGTTACTGCTGCCTGAGCAGGACCAGGCTCAGGGCAAGGTGCACTGCTTCGGCATTCAGGAAGGGGCGCTCTTTATTGAGGCTGTCCCCCACATGGACATCAGTCGGCGGATTACGGCGTTCCAGTACGAGCTGGTCAGCGACAGGCACAAGGCGGGGCCGCACTTGCTCGGTG CGTCCTGTCAGCCCTGCAGTGACACTGAAGTGCTTCTAGCTGTCTGCACAAGTGACTTTG TGGCACGAGGCAGCATTAGGAAGGTGGATCAGGAGGAGGAGCACTCATCTGTCACTGTGGAGATCAGTCACCTTTACAGACAGAAAACCCACGTCTTTGTATCTGGGGGTGTGAGGGTACGGAGCTGGACTGGCCGTATCAAAATGCCCCTTCAGTGTGGGGTGAGGTCCGGTGAGGGGGAGTTTCTGTTCACTGGGGCCGTGAGGTTTGGGGAAGCCTGGATGGGCTGCGCCCCACGCTACAAAGACTTCCTGCGGTTGTATCATGAAGCACAGCAGCAGGGCACCAACCCCTGTCACGTGGACACTAACTGA
- the metrnla gene encoding meteorin-like protein isoform X2, which yields MLTPMLASLLPLFLLFRISFCQYSSDQCSWKGSGLTHEGHTRDVEQVYLRCSQGSLEWLYPTGAIIVNLRPNMVSPATARLSVCIKPSAESSGTNIYLDRNGKLRLLLPEQDQAQGKVHCFGIQEGALFIEAVPHMDISRRITAFQYELVSDRHKAGPHLLGASCQPCSDTEVLLAVCTSDFVARGSIRKVDQEEEHSSVTVEISHLYRQKTHVFVSGGVRVRSWTGRIKMPLQCGVRSGEGEFLFTGAVRFGEAWMGCAPRYKDFLRLYHEAQQQGTNPCHVDTN from the exons ATGCTCACCCCGATGCTGGCCTCCTTGCTGCCGCTTTTCCTTCTCTTTAGGATTTCTTTCTGCCAATACTCAAGCGACCAGTGCAGCTGGAAGGGCAG CGGTCTGACCCATGAAGGCCACACCAGGGATGTGGAGCAGGTGTACCTACGTTGCTCCCAAGGCTCTCTAGAGTGGCTTTATCCCACAGGGGCCATCATCGTCAACCTCCGACCCAACATGGTCTCTCCCGCCACCGCTCGGCTCTCTGTCTGCATTAAACCCTCCGCCGAGTCCAGCGGCACCAACATCTACCTGGACCGCAACGGCAAGCTGAGGTTACTGCTGCCTGAGCAGGACCAGGCTCAGGGCAAGGTGCACTGCTTCGGCATTCAGGAAGGGGCGCTCTTTATTGAGGCTGTCCCCCACATGGACATCAGTCGGCGGATTACGGCGTTCCAGTACGAGCTGGTCAGCGACAGGCACAAGGCGGGGCCGCACTTGCTCGGTG CGTCCTGTCAGCCCTGCAGTGACACTGAAGTGCTTCTAGCTGTCTGCACAAGTGACTTTG TGGCACGAGGCAGCATTAGGAAGGTGGATCAGGAGGAGGAGCACTCATCTGTCACTGTGGAGATCAGTCACCTTTACAGACAGAAAACCCACGTCTTTGTATCTGGGGGTGTGAGGGTACGGAGCTGGACTGGCCGTATCAAAATGCCCCTTCAGTGTGGGGTGAGGTCCGGTGAGGGGGAGTTTCTGTTCACTGGGGCCGTGAGGTTTGGGGAAGCCTGGATGGGCTGCGCCCCACGCTACAAAGACTTCCTGCGGTTGTATCATGAAGCACAGCAGCAGGGCACCAACCCCTGTCACGTGGACACTAACTGA